In one window of Helianthus annuus cultivar XRQ/B chromosome 17, HanXRQr2.0-SUNRISE, whole genome shotgun sequence DNA:
- the LOC110924203 gene encoding uncharacterized protein LOC110924203, with translation MRSPRSLKDIQQLNGRLIALNRFLSKVADKTLPFMKVLKDCLQTSKFNWTAEAETAFQEIKTYICKLPALATPVPGDPLLLYLSASKTTISAVMMVEREGKQIPIYFISRTLKRPEERYMPLEKFALALVFASRRLRRYFQGHKVTLVTDQPLQKVLRKPDQSGRLAKWAVELGEHSLEFKPRTAMKGQILADFLAEVPEDEERELQRWETLEEEEKKRGDEAVWKLFTDGASSEEGNGAGITLISPEGVELTYAIRLDFENTNNTAEYEALLAGMRLAQKMKAKHVEASTDSQLVVKQYQGEYEAKDSIMAQYVAKVKETAKAFRTFKLEYIPRGRNRKSDALSKLASVAFDHLAKEVKVEVLTSPSLDVTEVAIVEGAQETWMTPIIKFLRDGTIPEGEWAARKVRVKALQYELIGEELYRRSYLGPSLKCIDMEEAEYVIREMHEGICGMHSGPRTVVRRAMNAGFYWPRMYETASEEIKKCDNCQVHAPMTHQHKHPMVPVSTSWPFQKWAIDIIGPFPEGPGGVKYVVVAIDYFTKWIEAKSWQRSPEIK, from the coding sequence ATGCGCTCCCCCAGGTCCTTGAAGGACATCCAACAATTAAACGGAAGGCTGATTGCGCTAAATCGTTTCTTATCAAAAGTGGCTGACAAAACCCTCCCTTTTATGAAGGTATTAAAAGACTGCCTCCAGACCAGCAAATTCAACTGGACCGCCGAGGCCGAAACCGCCTTTCAGGAAATAAAAACCTACATCTGCAAGCTCCCAGCGTTAGCCACCCCGGTGCCCGGGGACCCACTGCTCCTTTACCTATCTGCCTCTAAGACGACCATAAGCGCGGTCATGATGGTGGAACGGGAGGGGAAACAGATCCCCATATATTTCATCAGTAGAACACTTAAGAGGCCCGAGGAACGGTACATGCCTTTAGAGAAATTTGCATTAGCCCTAGTCTTTGCGTCTCGGAGGCTCAGAAGATACTTCCAAGGGCATAAGGTCACCTTAGTAACTGATCAACCCCTCCAGAAGGTGCTTAGAAAACCGGACCAGTCAGGGCGACTGGCTAAATGGGCCGTCGAGCTGGGAGAACACTCTCTGGAGTTCAAGCCCAGGACAGCCATGAAGGGACAAATACTGGCCGACTTCCTAGCAGAAGTACCCGAGGACGAAGAGAGGGAACTGCAAAGGTGGGAAACTTTGGAGGAAGAAGAAAAAAAGAGGGGGGACGAGGCCGTCTGGAAGCTGTTCACCGATGGAGCATCTAGTGAAGAAGGGAATGGTGCAGGCATCACGTTGATAAGCCCCGAGGGGGTTGAGCTGACATATGCTATAAGGTTGGATTTCGAAAACACCAACAATACCGCCGAGTACGAAGCCCTCTTGGCAGGAATGAGATTGGCACAGAAGATGAAAGCAAAACACGTGGAGGCCAGTACCGATTCACAGTTGGTAGTGAAGCAGTATCAGGGGGAATATGAAGCGAAGGATAGCATCATGGCTCAGTATGTGGCGAAAGTTAAGGAGACAGCTAAGGCATTCAGAACCTTCAAACTGGAATACATCCCTCGAGGGAGGAACAGAAAGTCTGATGCACTCAGCAAGTTAGCTTCAGTAGCATTCGACCACCTCGCGAAGGAAGTCAAAGTAGAGGTCCTGACATCCCCCTCCCTGGACGTTACGGAAGTGGCCATAGTCGAAGGTGCCCAAGAAACATGGATGACCCCGATCATTAAATTCCTCCGGGACGGGACCATACCTGAAGGGGAATGGGCGGCCAGAAAGGTAAGAGTCAAAGCCCTACAATATGAACTGATTGGGGAAGAGCTATACCGAAGGTCGTACCTGGGTCCGTCCCTAAAGTGCATAGACATGGAAGAGGCCGAATATGTGATCAGGGAAATGCACGAGGGAATCTGTGGGATGCACTCAGGACCAAGAACGGTTGTAAGAAGGGCAATGAACGCAGGATTCTACTGGCCACGAATGTACGAGACGGCATCTGAAGAAATCAAGAAGTGTGATAACTGCCAAGTACATGCACCAATGACCCACCAACATAAACACCCCATGGTCCCGGTCTCGACATCTTGGCCATTCCAAAAATGGGCCATCGACATAATCGGGCCTTTCCCGGAGGGTCCCGGGGGGGTCAAATACGTGGTGGTGGCCATTGACTATTTCACTAAGTGGATCGAAGCGAAATCCTGGCAAAGATCACCGGAGATCAAATGA